The following proteins come from a genomic window of Flavobacteriaceae bacterium MAR_2010_188:
- a CDS encoding Short C-terminal domain-containing protein, with amino-acid sequence MKQDDIKKIYSKLDNYGIENIIRNEINKLPSSVYLFIRDEAIKRNMSNELLQIVDKKLAESNIAIPISKEKVVHSNKEPKIISKCSIVKPQKDAHVTKDDMDASTKIKKLNELSQLLKSTAITQDEFNALKNELINLEYKSEENPKLTELKKLLESEVVTKEEFNSLKKELLELHNNSSEDLNLIESRDLLNLEEISKVELDRLQSEKNIFDNVDKQSEDDVVSKVRIVSDSEIKAGISIADLLGYAAYLGVFAIIILFINSFNKSSSQDTESSSNSDDNYVEQSRTSTQSSYELNSSKTCSYCGDSYTGDGYNYAFGVCSSGSGSYFSKCSLKCCRESLQNDPNLDRKWKN; translated from the coding sequence TAGTGTTTATCTCTTCATCAGAGATGAAGCTATCAAGAGAAATATGTCAAATGAACTTTTACAGATTGTTGATAAGAAATTAGCTGAATCTAATATTGCGATTCCAATATCTAAAGAAAAAGTGGTACACTCGAACAAAGAACCCAAAATAATCAGTAAATGTAGTATTGTCAAGCCTCAAAAAGATGCACATGTCACGAAGGATGATATGGATGCATCTACAAAAATTAAAAAGCTCAATGAATTATCACAACTTTTAAAATCAACCGCAATTACTCAAGACGAATTTAATGCATTGAAAAATGAATTAATAAATCTTGAATACAAATCTGAAGAAAATCCGAAACTTACTGAGTTAAAGAAGCTCTTAGAGTCTGAGGTTGTAACCAAAGAAGAATTTAATAGCCTAAAAAAAGAATTATTAGAATTACATAATAATTCCAGTGAGGACTTAAATTTAATTGAATCTAGGGATTTATTAAATCTCGAAGAAATCTCAAAAGTTGAATTAGATAGGCTTCAGAGTGAAAAAAATATATTTGATAATGTAGACAAGCAGAGTGAGGACGATGTTGTTAGCAAAGTGAGAATAGTAAGTGATTCTGAAATTAAGGCGGGAATAAGCATTGCAGATTTACTGGGATATGCTGCTTACTTGGGTGTATTTGCTATAATAATTCTTTTCATAAACTCATTTAACAAATCATCTTCACAAGATACCGAGTCATCTTCAAACAGTGATGATAATTATGTTGAACAATCTCGCACTTCAACCCAATCATCATACGAATTGAATTCATCTAAAACTTGCTCATACTGCGGTGATTCATATACAGGTGATGGTTACAATTATGCATTTGGTGTATGCAGTTCTGGAAGTGGAAGTTACTTCTCAAAATGTTCACTCAAGTGTTGTCGAGAATCATTACAAAATGACCCCAACTTAGATAGAAAATGGAAAAATTGA
- a CDS encoding Short C-terminal domain-containing protein: MDKIEELKKLKDLLDNGFISKEEFNSLKAEILSIAKPAAQEVEEIEKDEVVVPPSNPKNDSALQPEMPTPENLEKEADVSLNSDFISIEDMEEEFSKDEIFSKEDVKKEDVKREDVKEEEVKKEDKIYEIKLKCKKCNKEISKYIEQSNKGLCIDCKEKSLQIPKLTYLFLLLLIPLIWWVFKDSSSEDNPRIVNPSQSVIDRSGDGSSNNYDTENVVLKTFFNPVRFYKIDYPDNLKQGKPSWNNDGISFKSDNGKENLSVYSSILRYPTLKEKYNSEIKEQDYEVTYKVFKGDWYAISGYIKNTNDIFYLKCYLSKEQDETRTLILTYPESKKNIYNSILSKILDSFTDTEIKNAELQETYESSTIPINSHYVDLKLIAVSCYEGNECKFEFQNSDSKTLFFDWYLEPTNAEKDSYESVFMTNYGTGYNGFNKYYGKKFRVYYNNNDNSPGTCKDDDDIGLICTKILNMYLIDRLNSSVTDLIHPKSGTINGTDVIIRQKPNSSSKILGSFKKSGEQITIIDEYVSQNTSQALLSEDIDISDGNTNKMLHKGKALNILSNEDSLYLISVEDDQKDYKLKVTPNYIEFVEDKWFRIIRTSGETGWVLGKFISVEKTND, translated from the coding sequence ATGGATAAAATAGAAGAGTTAAAAAAGCTAAAAGACCTATTAGATAATGGTTTTATTTCGAAAGAAGAATTTAATTCTTTGAAAGCTGAGATTTTATCTATAGCAAAACCTGCGGCACAAGAAGTTGAAGAAATAGAAAAAGATGAGGTAGTTGTGCCTCCATCCAATCCAAAAAATGACTCAGCTTTACAGCCAGAAATGCCTACCCCTGAAAATTTAGAGAAAGAAGCCGATGTAAGTCTAAATTCTGATTTTATTAGTATTGAAGATATGGAAGAAGAATTCTCAAAGGATGAAATATTCTCTAAGGAAGATGTGAAGAAGGAAGATGTGAAGAGGGAAGATGTGAAGGAAGAAGAAGTGAAGAAGGAAGATAAAATTTATGAAATTAAACTAAAGTGTAAGAAATGCAACAAAGAAATTTCTAAATATATAGAACAAAGCAATAAAGGGTTATGTATTGATTGTAAGGAAAAAAGTCTTCAAATACCTAAATTGACATACCTGTTTTTATTATTGTTAATACCACTTATTTGGTGGGTTTTCAAAGATTCTTCTTCTGAAGATAACCCAAGGATTGTTAACCCTTCCCAATCTGTAATAGATAGGTCTGGTGACGGTTCTAGTAATAATTATGATACTGAAAACGTAGTACTTAAAACATTTTTTAATCCCGTTAGATTTTATAAAATAGATTATCCAGATAATCTTAAACAAGGAAAACCTTCATGGAATAATGATGGAATTAGTTTTAAAAGTGATAATGGAAAAGAAAATTTATCCGTTTACTCTAGTATTTTAAGGTATCCTACATTAAAGGAAAAATATAATAGTGAAATCAAAGAACAAGATTACGAAGTAACTTATAAAGTTTTCAAAGGAGATTGGTATGCAATTAGTGGGTATATCAAAAACACTAATGACATATTTTATTTAAAATGTTACCTTTCAAAAGAGCAGGATGAAACTAGAACTTTGATTTTAACCTATCCAGAATCAAAGAAAAATATTTATAATTCTATACTATCAAAAATATTGGATTCATTCACCGATACTGAGATTAAAAATGCAGAATTACAAGAAACTTATGAATCTTCCACTATCCCTATTAACTCCCATTACGTAGATTTAAAATTAATCGCTGTCAGTTGTTATGAGGGTAACGAATGTAAATTTGAATTTCAAAACTCCGATTCAAAGACCTTATTTTTTGATTGGTATCTTGAACCTACTAATGCTGAAAAAGATTCCTATGAAAGCGTTTTTATGACAAATTATGGGACGGGGTATAATGGATTTAATAAGTATTACGGAAAGAAATTTAGAGTTTATTACAACAATAATGATAATTCTCCAGGTACTTGTAAGGATGACGACGATATTGGTCTAATTTGTACTAAAATTTTAAATATGTATTTGATTGACAGGCTGAATTCTTCAGTTACAGATTTAATTCATCCAAAAAGTGGTACTATCAATGGAACAGATGTAATTATTAGACAAAAACCAAATTCATCGTCAAAAATTCTAGGGTCTTTCAAGAAATCTGGCGAACAAATCACCATAATAGATGAATATGTTTCACAAAACACGTCTCAAGCGTTATTATCAGAAGATATAGATATTTCCGACGGTAATACTAACAAAATGCTCCATAAGGGAAAGGCATTGAATATTTTATCTAACGAAGATTCGCTTTATTTAATTTCGGTTGAAGATGACCAGAAAGATTACAAATTAAAGGTAACCCCGAACTATATTGAATTTGTAGAGGACAAATGGTTCAGGATTATAAGAACATCAGGTGAAACGGGTTGGGTTCTTGGTAAATTCATATCGGTTGAGAAAACAAATGATTAA
- a CDS encoding hypothetical protein (manually curated), whose protein sequence is MSYNLYKYLFCIYFLTFINIEGYTQEIQAKNHNISGYIKNDGTIHDNNHNTVGFIKNDGTIQNSNHSTIGYIKGDGTIQNGNHTIVGYVKINGTVQDMNHRTLGYVKGDGTVQNINHSTIGYARDINKEWAAVFYFFFEFD, encoded by the coding sequence TTGTCATATAACTTATACAAATACCTTTTTTGTATTTATTTCTTAACCTTCATTAATATTGAGGGATATACACAAGAAATACAGGCTAAAAACCACAATATTTCAGGTTACATTAAAAACGATGGGACTATTCACGATAATAACCACAATACGGTAGGATTCATTAAAAATGATGGAACTATTCAGAATTCAAACCATAGTACAATTGGATACATTAAAGGTGATGGTACTATTCAAAATGGCAATCATACCATCGTAGGTTATGTAAAAATAAATGGGACGGTACAAGACATGAACCACAGAACATTGGGTTATGTCAAAGGTGATGGGACTGTCCAAAACATCAATCACAGTACAATTGGGTATGCAAGGGATATCAATAAAGAGTGGGCGGCTGTCTTTTATTTCTTCTTTGAATTTGACTAA
- a CDS encoding Resolvase, N terminal domain, with protein sequence MKKYVAYYRVSTQKQGSSGLGLQAQKNAVANHVSGIGNLVGEFTEVETGTRKKKRVEIYKAIELAKANKAILIVAKLDRLARDVEFTSALFNGGVEFICCDNPNANKLTIQLLSVIAEHEAEVISKRIKDALRVKKDKIEKGIYTNKDGSIMNPIDGEVRLGNPNGFGDFQKLGVEKIKENARNNKNNIQAMDVICSARKDGMTFQAIADKLNKLQYTTRRGKQFKPIQVQRLFKKCDD encoded by the coding sequence ATGAAAAAGTACGTAGCCTATTATAGGGTATCGACTCAAAAACAAGGAAGTTCTGGGCTGGGTCTACAGGCTCAGAAAAATGCTGTAGCCAATCATGTTAGTGGTATAGGAAATCTAGTAGGTGAGTTTACAGAAGTTGAAACTGGGACCAGAAAGAAAAAACGTGTTGAGATTTATAAGGCTATCGAATTAGCAAAAGCTAATAAAGCTATATTGATTGTAGCAAAGCTAGACAGACTAGCTCGTGATGTAGAATTTACATCTGCCCTATTCAATGGTGGAGTTGAATTTATTTGCTGTGATAACCCAAACGCCAATAAATTAACAATCCAGCTACTTTCGGTAATAGCCGAACATGAAGCTGAGGTTATATCGAAAAGGATTAAGGACGCTTTAAGAGTGAAAAAAGATAAAATTGAAAAAGGTATATATACTAATAAAGATGGCTCAATAATGAATCCTATAGACGGTGAAGTTCGATTGGGTAATCCTAATGGTTTTGGGGATTTTCAAAAGTTAGGGGTTGAAAAAATCAAGGAAAATGCACGCAACAATAAAAACAACATTCAGGCAATGGATGTTATCTGCTCAGCCCGAAAAGATGGAATGACTTTTCAAGCTATCGCAGATAAACTAAATAAACTTCAATACACCACCAGACGAGGTAAGCAGTTCAAACCGATTCAGGTTCAACGACTTTTTAAAAAATGTGATGATTAA
- a CDS encoding Helix-turn-helix domain-containing protein — MKKDLKFEDLPDAVGLLLQIVEFLEIELRTIKENLQTKVPLGLMKRNQVSQFFQINLATVHNWTKRGVLKSFGVGNRVYYKRKEIEDALVKLFR, encoded by the coding sequence TTGAAAAAAGATTTAAAATTTGAAGACCTTCCTGATGCAGTCGGGTTACTACTTCAAATAGTTGAATTTTTAGAAATTGAACTTAGAACAATTAAAGAAAATCTTCAAACAAAAGTACCATTAGGACTAATGAAGAGAAATCAAGTTTCTCAATTTTTTCAAATTAATTTAGCTACGGTGCATAATTGGACTAAAAGAGGTGTCTTAAAATCTTTTGGAGTGGGAAATAGAGTTTATTACAAGCGTAAAGAGATTGAAGATGCCTTAGTAAAATTATTTAGATAG
- a CDS encoding type I restriction enzyme, R subunit produces the protein MAKGIHTELTFETAIEISLLENGGYVRGHSKDFDAHLGIFPKYVIEFLKNSQPKQWEKLANIHKDAVETKVIQRLLKDLDTHGTLHVLRNGFTDYGVKFNMAFFRPESALNPEAEVLYRKNHLAVTRQLYYQRKGKNSLDMVISLNGLPISTIELKNQFSGQNVSNAKKQYQFDREADEPIFQFKKRSLVHFAVDADECEMTTKLAGKNTRYLPFNLGANNGAGNPINPNGYRNSYLWEYVLAKDSFMDIIGKFLHLNVEVYELNGIRKTKETMIFPRFHQMEVVRKLTQDAKAKGAGQNYLIQHSAGSGKSNSIAWLSYRLSSLHNKQNERVFDSVIVITDRKILDSQLQNTIYQFEHKQGVVQKIDENSQQLADAIKAGSNIIITTLQKFPFVIDKIGELEAKKYAVIIDEAHSSQGGEGTKKLKEVLSAKTLEDAIIEDVYSGLDEDAEDQIRKSMEARGKQDNLSFFAFTATPKPKTIEVFGTPNKQGIPKPFHLYSMKQAIEEGFILDVLKNYTTYKTYFKLSKEIEDDPKVNKKQASRAIARFMSLHPHNLAQKTEVIIEHFRQVVSKKIGGKAKAMLVTGSRLHAVRYKEEFDKYIKHKGYTDIKTIVAFSGKVIYDAYPEGVTEMELNGFKENEVPKKFASAEYQLLLVADKYQTGFDQPLLHTMYVDKKLSGVKCVQTLSRLNRMYAGKEDTFILDFTNDTEDILNSFQPYYELTTILETTDPNQLYDLKTEIEKGQVIWESEIDNFCNVFFKSAKALSEKEQGKLYAFIDPAVERFKRLPEENSKDDVIGTEITQDNFKHALQTFTRLYSFLTQIMPFSDVELEKLFTYSRFLLKKLPRKSQEDRFQLGDEVSLEYYRLQRVAEQNLLLDSQGEYGLEGMDGAGIRMNKEEQEALSEIINVLNNRFGTEFNEADKLVFDQVIEDMVDDEKLAVQAQNNSIDNFKFGFNDAYLEKWIGRMEQNQDIFSKIMDNKEFGDLVKDYMLKKVYERLSK, from the coding sequence ATGGCAAAAGGAATACATACAGAATTAACGTTTGAAACTGCAATAGAAATATCCTTATTAGAAAATGGTGGTTATGTAAGAGGGCATTCCAAAGATTTTGATGCCCATTTAGGAATTTTTCCAAAATACGTTATCGAGTTTCTTAAAAACTCACAACCAAAACAATGGGAAAAGTTAGCGAACATTCATAAAGATGCGGTTGAAACTAAAGTCATTCAACGTTTACTTAAAGATTTAGATACTCATGGTACGTTACATGTTTTGCGTAATGGTTTTACAGATTATGGTGTAAAGTTTAATATGGCATTTTTTCGTCCAGAGAGTGCGTTAAATCCAGAAGCAGAGGTTTTATATCGTAAAAATCATTTAGCAGTTACCAGACAATTATACTACCAGCGTAAAGGAAAAAACTCACTAGATATGGTAATAAGTTTAAATGGTTTACCTATTTCAACCATTGAACTTAAAAATCAGTTTTCTGGTCAAAACGTTAGCAATGCTAAAAAGCAGTATCAATTTGATAGAGAAGCCGACGAACCTATATTTCAATTTAAAAAACGGTCTTTAGTTCATTTTGCTGTAGATGCAGATGAATGTGAAATGACCACCAAATTAGCTGGTAAAAACACAAGATACTTACCATTTAATTTAGGCGCAAATAATGGTGCTGGAAACCCTATAAACCCAAATGGCTATCGTAATTCATATTTATGGGAATACGTTTTGGCTAAAGATAGTTTCATGGACATTATTGGTAAATTTCTACATTTAAATGTTGAGGTTTACGAGCTAAATGGAATAAGGAAGACAAAAGAAACCATGATATTTCCAAGGTTTCACCAAATGGAAGTGGTTCGTAAATTAACCCAAGACGCTAAAGCAAAAGGAGCTGGACAAAATTATCTAATTCAGCATTCGGCTGGTTCTGGCAAATCTAATTCTATAGCGTGGCTATCTTACAGATTATCCAGCTTGCACAATAAACAAAACGAACGTGTTTTCGATTCCGTAATTGTTATTACAGACCGAAAAATACTGGATAGTCAATTACAAAATACCATTTACCAATTTGAACACAAACAAGGAGTTGTTCAGAAAATAGACGAAAATTCCCAACAGTTAGCCGATGCTATTAAAGCTGGTTCTAACATTATCATTACTACCTTACAGAAGTTTCCATTCGTAATAGATAAAATTGGAGAACTGGAAGCTAAAAAATATGCGGTCATTATAGATGAAGCACATTCTAGCCAAGGTGGTGAAGGAACTAAAAAGCTAAAAGAAGTATTGTCAGCTAAAACGTTGGAAGATGCTATAATAGAAGACGTTTATTCTGGATTAGATGAAGATGCCGAAGACCAGATTAGAAAATCTATGGAAGCCAGAGGAAAACAAGATAACCTCAGCTTTTTTGCTTTTACAGCTACGCCAAAACCAAAAACGATAGAAGTATTTGGAACACCAAACAAACAAGGCATTCCAAAACCGTTTCATTTATATAGCATGAAACAAGCTATTGAAGAAGGTTTTATACTAGATGTTTTAAAGAATTATACTACTTATAAAACCTACTTTAAACTATCAAAAGAAATTGAAGACGACCCAAAGGTCAATAAAAAGCAAGCATCTAGAGCAATTGCGCGTTTTATGTCATTGCATCCACATAATTTAGCACAAAAAACAGAAGTTATCATAGAACATTTTAGACAAGTAGTATCTAAAAAAATTGGTGGTAAAGCTAAAGCAATGTTAGTAACTGGTTCTAGATTACATGCGGTGCGTTACAAAGAAGAATTTGATAAATACATAAAACACAAAGGTTATACTGATATTAAAACAATCGTAGCATTTTCTGGAAAAGTGATTTACGATGCGTATCCAGAAGGTGTAACTGAAATGGAACTCAATGGTTTTAAGGAAAATGAAGTTCCAAAAAAGTTTGCTTCTGCTGAATACCAATTGTTATTGGTAGCCGATAAATACCAAACAGGATTTGACCAGCCGTTATTGCATACCATGTACGTAGATAAAAAATTATCTGGAGTAAAATGTGTACAAACGTTATCGAGACTAAACAGAATGTACGCTGGAAAAGAAGACACTTTTATTCTAGATTTCACAAATGATACGGAAGACATACTAAATTCGTTTCAACCGTATTATGAGTTAACAACGATTCTAGAAACTACAGACCCAAACCAGTTATATGATTTAAAAACTGAAATTGAAAAAGGACAAGTTATCTGGGAATCTGAAATTGATAATTTTTGTAATGTATTTTTTAAATCTGCTAAAGCCTTATCTGAAAAAGAACAAGGAAAACTATATGCATTCATAGACCCAGCTGTAGAACGTTTTAAACGATTACCAGAAGAAAACAGCAAAGACGATGTAATTGGAACAGAAATTACACAAGATAATTTTAAACACGCATTACAAACCTTTACTAGATTGTATTCGTTTTTAACTCAGATTATGCCATTTAGCGATGTAGAACTTGAAAAACTGTTTACCTACTCTAGATTTTTATTAAAGAAATTACCTCGAAAAAGTCAAGAAGATAGATTTCAACTTGGTGACGAGGTTTCTTTAGAATATTACAGGTTACAGCGTGTAGCAGAGCAAAACTTACTTTTAGATAGTCAAGGTGAATATGGTTTAGAAGGTATGGATGGTGCTGGAATCCGTATGAACAAGGAAGAACAAGAAGCTTTATCTGAAATTATAAATGTATTGAATAATAGATTTGGAACTGAGTTTAATGAAGCTGATAAACTAGTTTTTGACCAAGTGATAGAAGATATGGTTGATGATGAAAAATTAGCAGTACAAGCCCAAAACAATAGTATAGATAATTTTAAATTTGGATTCAACGATGCTTATTTAGAGAAATGGATTGGTAGAATGGAACAGAACCAAGATATTTTCTCTAAAATCATGGATAACAAAGAATTTGGAGATTTGGTTAAAGACTATATGTTGAAAAAAGTTTATGAGCGATTGAGTAAATGA